A region of Lycium barbarum isolate Lr01 chromosome 3, ASM1917538v2, whole genome shotgun sequence DNA encodes the following proteins:
- the LOC132632380 gene encoding ornithine decarboxylase 1B, chloroplastic-like — MMSTDFGKNRVHKIAKDGLTDLIRLIAENHEAGRPFYVLDLATTERLMDKWNHSFPNVKPFYAVKCNSEPALLTKLADLGANFDCASLFEIDTVLSLGISPKQIIFANPCKAISHIKHAASVGVNLTTFDSKLEVDKIKKWHPQCHLLLRIKAPSDSGSLRPLGKKFGVLPEEIDSLLHYACNMAGLKVVGVSFHVGSIALDPSIYREAIANARAVFDAADYLGIPKMKILNIGGGFRSTPLFEEIAGVVNEAIQDYFPEPNLTIIAEPGRFFPETVFTLVTHVIGKRVRGEKIEYWIDEGIYGSFRPTLYNSCFVGIKPLSVKGSEESSQICESTIYGPSCDSLDAVAIDIKLPELQLDDLIVFYNMGAYSKCAGTMFNGFDMLSTATYLASTNSC, encoded by the coding sequence ATGATGTCCACAGATTTTGGTAAAAATCGTGTTCACAAAATAGCAAAAGATGGGTTGACGGATTTAATCCGTTTAATCGCAGAGAACCATGAAGCTGGTCGGCCATTTTATGTACTGGATTTGGCCACAACTGAGAGGCTTATGGACAAATGGAACCATTCTTTTCCAAATGTAAAGCCTTTCTATGCTGTCAAGTGCAACTCTGAACCTGCACTTCTTACTAAACTGGCCGATTTGGGTGCTAATTTTGATTGTGCTAGCCTATTCGAGATAGACACAGTCTTAAGTCTCGGAATTAGCCCAAAGCAAATCATATTTGCTAACCCGTGCAAGGCTATCTCCCACATCAAGCACGCAGCCAGTGTGGGGGTCAATCTCACAACCTTCGATTCCAAGCTCGAAGTTGACAAGATCAAGAAATGGCACCCACAATGCCATTTGTTACTCCGAATTAAAGCGCCCAGTGATAGTGGCTCGTTGCGTCCACTGGGTAAAAAATTCGGTGTGTTGCCCGAAGAAATTGACTCCCTCCTGCATTATGCTTGTAATATGGCTGGCCTAAAGGTTGTAGGCGTTTCATTTCACGTGGGATCTATTGCACTGGATCCCAGCATTTATCGTGAGGCGATCGCCAATGCCAGGGCCGTGTTTGATGCCGCTGATTATCTTGGAATTcctaaaatgaaaattttgaacaTTGGCGGGGGATTTAGATCGACCCCATTGTTCGAGGAAATAGCTGGTGTAGTAAATGAAGCAATTCAAGATTATTTCCCCGAGCCTAATTTAACAATAATTGCAGAGCCAGGACGATTCTTTCCTGAAACGGTTTTTACGTTAGTCACACATGTGATTGGTAAAAGAGTTAGAGGTGAGAAAATAGAGTACTGGATTGATGAAGGGATTTATGGATCATTTAGGCCAACACTTTATAACAGTTGCTTTGTGGGTATCAAGCCACTTTCAGTGAAGGGATCAGAAGAATCTAGTCAAATATGTGAATCGACCATTTATGGACCAAGCTGTGATTCCTTGGATGCAGTGGCCATAGACATAAAATTGCCGGAGCTTCAATTGGATGATTTGATAGTGTTCTATAACATGGGTGCATACTCAAAATGTGCAGGAACCATGTTCAATGGATTTGATATGTTATCTACGGCTACCTATCTTGCTAGCACTAATTCTTGCTAA
- the LOC132632379 gene encoding sucrose synthase 5-like — protein MATTTVDDSMPDALKQSRYHMKRCFARFTATGRRLMKLKNLMEEIESTIEDEAERTKVWEGSLGQILSSTQEAAVVPPYVAFAARHNPGCWDYVKVSAENLSVVAISPKEYLKFKEMIFNEDWAKDDNALEVDFSAFDYSNPRLALSSSVGNGLNCVSKVLSSKLGRKPEEAQPLLDYLLALNHQGENLMINENLNGVSKLQAALIVAEVFISSFSKDTPCKDFEHKLKEWGFEKGWGENSGRVRETMRLLSEILQAPDPINMESFFSRLPTTFNIVIFSIHGYFGQADVLGLPDTGGQVVYILDQVRALEEEILRRIKQQGLNVKPKILVVTRLIPDARGTTCNQEMEPILNSSHSHILRIPFRTDKGVLRQWVSRFDIYPYLENYAKDATAKILELMKGKPDLIIGNYTDGNLVASLLANKLGVTQGTIAHALEKTKYEDSDVKLKHFDPKYHFSCQFTADLLAMNAADFIITSTYQEIAGSETRPGQYESHRAFTMPGLYRVVSGINVFDPKFNIAAPGAEQSTYFPFTEEQKRFIKFRPAIEELLYSNEENNEHIGFLANKKKPIIFSMARFDTVKNLTGLTEWYGKNQKLRNLVNLVIVGGFFDPSKSKDREEAAEIKKMHELIEKYKLKEQMRWIAAQTDKYRNSELYRTIADTKGAFVQPALYEAFGLTVIEAMNCGLPSFATNQGGPAEIIVDGVSGFHIDPYNGDESSKKIADFFEKCKVDSKYWNTISEGGLKRIEECYTWKIYANKVLNMGSIYGFWRQFNVGQKQAKQRYFEMFYNLLFRKLASNVPIPHEEPLALATSGTTQSQEPKRPLAVIAALSKLLPLPKIAPKEPEQKEQEKQHETSRTQIAQQASHWLCLCVSASIIVYAVVKLYRLVE, from the exons ATGGCTACTACAACAGTTGATGATAGCATGCCTGATGCATTGAAACAGAGCCGATATCATATGAAGAGATGTTTTGCTAG GTTCACCGCAACGGGAAGGAGGCTGATGAAGTTGAAAAATTTGATGGAAGAAATAGAAAGCACTATTGAAGACGAGGCAGAAAGAACCAAGGTTTGGGAGGGTTCACTTGGACAAATTCTGAGTTCCACACAG GAGGCAGCTGTTGTACCACCTTATGTTGCCTTTGCAGCGAGGCACAATCCTGGCTGCTGGGATTATGTCAAAGTTAGTGCTGAAAATCTCTCTGTCGTAGCTATTTCACCCAAGGAATATCTCAAATTCAAAGAGATGATCTTCAATGAGGACTG GGCAAAGGATGATAATGCACTGGAAGTAGATTTTAGTGCTTTTGACTACTCTAATCCTCGGTTAGCCCTTTCTTCTTCTGTTGGAAATGGGCTCAACTGTGTCTCAAAAGTTTTGTCGTCAAAGCTTGGTCGAAAGCCAGAGGAAGCCCAACCTTTGCTTGATTACTTACTTGCTCTTAATCATCAAGGAGAG AATCTAATGATCAATGAGAATCTGAATGGCGTCTCTAAGCTTCAAGCAGCACTGATAGTAGCTGAAGTTTTCATATCTTCCTTCTCCAAAGACACACCGTGTAAGGATTTTGAGCATAA GCTCAAAGAATGGGGCTTTGAGAAAGGATGGGGAGAAAATTCAGGAAGAGTTAGAGAGACAATGAGACTGCTTTCCGAGATACTCCAAGCTCCGGATCCCATAAATATGGAATCCTTTTTCAGCAGGCTTCCTACTACATTCAACATTGTTATCTTCTCCATTCACGGCTACTTTGGCCAAGCAGATGTTCTTGGTTTGCCCGATACTGGGGGCCAG GTTGTTTATATTCTGGATCAAGTAAGAGCTTTAGAGGAGGAAATCTTACGAAGAATCAAGCAGCAAGGCTTAAACGTGAAGCCCAAGATTCTTGTG GTGACTCGCCTCATACCAGATGCTCGAGGGACAACATGCAATCAGGAGATGGAGCCTATACTAAACTCGTCCCATTCTCACATCCTGAGAATTCCATTCAGGACTGACAAAGGAGTTCTTCGCCAATGGGTTTCTCGGTTTGATATCTATCCTTACTTGGAGAACTATGCCAAG GATGCTACTGCTAAGATACTTGAGCTCATGAAAGGTAAACCAGACCTCATAATTGGGAACTACACTGATGGAAACTTAGTGGCATCTCTATTGGCCAACAAGCTTGGAGTTACCCAG GGTACCATTGCCCATGCATTAGAGAAAACAAAGTATGAAGATTCCGATGTAAAGTTGAAGCACTTTGATCCTAAGTACCACTTTTCTTGCCAATTTACTGCTGATTTATTGGCAATGAATGCTGCTGATTTTATCATTACCAGCACATATCAAGAAATTGCTGGAAG TGAGACAAGGCCTGGACAATATGAAAGTCACAGGGCATTTACAATGCCAGGGCTATACAGAGTTGTTTCAGGTATCAACGTCTTTGATCCAAAGTTCAACATTGCTGCTCCCGGGGCTGAACAGTCTACCTATTTCCCCTTCACTGAGGAACAGAAACGATTCATTAAATTCCGTCCTGCTATTGAAGAATTACTTTACAGTAATGAGGAAAACAATGAGCACAT TGGATTTCTTGCAAATAAGAAAAAACCTATTATATTTTCAATGGCGAGATTCGATACAGTGAAGAACCTGACAGGGTTGACTGAGTGGTACGGGAAGAATCAGAAGTTGCGAAACTTGGTAAACCTTGTAATCGTTGGGGGATTCTTCGATCCATCAAAATCAAAAGACCGAGAGGAAGCAGCTGAAATCAAGAAAATGCATGAATTGATTGAGAAATACAAGCTCAAGGAACAAATGAGATGGATAGCAGCTCAAACGGATAAATATAGAAACAGTGAGCTTTATAGGACTATTGCTGACACCAAGGGAGCTTTCGTTCAACCAGCTTTATACGAAGCTTTCGGATTAACTGTTATTGAAGCAATGAACTGCGGATTGCCTTCATTTGCCACTAACCAAGGTGGACCTGCAGAAATCATTGTTGATGGGGTCTCAGGCTTCCATATTGATCCTTATAATGGGGACGAGTCGAGCAAGAAAATAGCTGATTTCTTTGAGAAGTGCAAGGTTGATTCTAAATATTGGAACACGATATCGGAAGGAGGTCTCAAGCGCATTGAAGAATG TTATACGTGGAAGATTTACGCAAACAAAGTGTTGAACATGGGATCAATTTACGGATTCTGGAGACAATTCAATGTGGGGCAAAAGCAGGCCAAGCAAAGATATTTTGAGATGTTTTACAATCTTCTCTTCAGGAAATTG GCCAGTAACGTCCCGATCCCACATGAAGAGCCCTTAGCACTTGCAACATCAGGAACTACTCAATCCCAAGAACCAAAACGACCACTAGCAGTTATAGCAGCACTATCAAAACTTCTGCCATTACCAAA GATTGCACCTAAGGAACCAGAACAAAAAGAACAAGAGAAGCAGCACGAGACTTCAAGGACACAGATCGCGCAGCAAGCTTCCCATTGGCTTTGTCTATGCGTTTCTGCTTCAATCATCGTTTATGCTGTGGTGAAATTGTACCGTTTAGTTGAATAA